From Primulina tabacum isolate GXHZ01 chromosome 2, ASM2559414v2, whole genome shotgun sequence, one genomic window encodes:
- the LOC142537906 gene encoding protein LIGHT-DEPENDENT SHORT HYPOCOTYLS 5-like produces the protein MDSASGTGGTGPTGSTGGEGPSSTATTIEGGGTEGSTAAPSPPPSRYVAQKRRDWNTFLQYLNNHKPPLTLGRCSGAHVIEFMKYLDQFGKTKVHVTSCPCFGQPNPSAPCSCQLKQAWGSLDALIGRLRAAYEENGGKPESNPFGAKAVRIYLREVRESQAKARGIPYEKKKRKRPSTTKADAGSSLDASGGDGGGDAC, from the coding sequence ATGGATTCGGCATCTGGGACGGGAGGCACTGGCCCAACTGGTAGTACAGGGGGAGAAGGTCCATCGTCCACGGCAACAACAATTGAAGGCGGCGGCACTGAGGGGTCAACGGCTGCTCCATCGCCGCCACCGAGCCGCTACGTGGCGCAGAAGCGCCGAGACTGGAATACCTTCTTGCAGTACTTGAACAACCACAAGCCACCGCTGACGCTGGGCCGATGCAGTGGAGCTCACGTGATCGAGTTCATGAAGTACTTGGATCAGTTCGGGAAGACAAAAGTGCATGTGACAAGCTGCCCGTGCTTCGGTCAGCCGAACCCTTCGGCGCCATGCTCCTGCCAGCTGAAGCAGGCTTGGGGTAGCTTGGATGCCCTAATCGGACGGCTTAGAGCGGCCTATGAAGAGAACGGCGGAAAGCCGGAGTCGAACCCTTTTGGAGCGAAAGCTGTGCGGATATATCTTCGAGAAGTCAGAGAAAGTCAAGCGAAAGCTAGAGGAATACCCTATGAGAAGAAGAAGCGGAAAAGACCCTCCACAACGAAAGCTGATGCCGGGAGTAGTCTCGACGCCAGCGGAGGAGACGGCGGCGGCGACGCCTGTTGA